A section of the Neorhizobium galegae bv. orientalis str. HAMBI 540 genome encodes:
- a CDS encoding Hsp70 family protein has translation MARALGLDFGTTNTVLALADGGSTTHSMRFTSSAGESDSMRTALSFMKDPVMGAQALKVEAGQAAIRQFIDNPGDCRFLQSIKTFAASALFQGTLVFARRHVFEDLMEIFLKRLKIYADDSWPSDVSRVIAGRPVHFAGANPDPKLATERYNEALTRLGFPEIHYVYEPVAAAYYFAQTLKSDATVLVADFGGGTTDYSLIRFETRAGKLTATPIGHSGVGVAGDHFDYRMIDNLVSPEIGKGSKFKSFDKVLDVPAGYYVNFGRWNQLSIFKTTREFTDLKSLVRSALEPEKLELFVDLVDHDEGYPLYQAISATKMALSGAEEAEFNFAPLGRAGRKMVKRSDFEGWIAEDLGRIEGALDEVLEKTGTAPSEIDKVFLTGGTSFVPAVRSIFTRRFDASKIETGGELLSIAHGLALIGESDDIGQWAA, from the coding sequence ATGGCACGGGCGCTCGGGCTTGATTTCGGCACGACCAATACGGTTCTGGCACTGGCGGATGGCGGCAGCACCACGCATTCGATGCGCTTCACCAGCAGCGCCGGCGAGAGCGATTCGATGCGCACCGCACTTTCCTTCATGAAGGATCCGGTGATGGGGGCGCAGGCGCTGAAGGTCGAGGCAGGCCAGGCGGCGATCCGCCAGTTCATCGACAATCCCGGCGATTGTCGTTTCCTGCAGTCGATCAAGACGTTTGCGGCAAGCGCGCTCTTCCAGGGCACGCTTGTGTTTGCCCGCCGGCACGTCTTCGAGGACCTGATGGAAATTTTCCTGAAGCGCCTGAAGATCTACGCGGACGACAGCTGGCCGAGCGACGTGTCGCGGGTGATCGCCGGACGGCCGGTGCATTTCGCCGGCGCCAATCCGGATCCGAAGCTTGCGACCGAACGCTACAACGAGGCGCTGACCCGGCTCGGCTTTCCGGAAATCCACTATGTCTACGAGCCAGTCGCGGCCGCCTATTATTTCGCCCAGACGCTGAAGAGCGATGCCACCGTCCTCGTCGCCGATTTCGGCGGCGGCACCACCGACTATTCGCTGATCCGCTTCGAAACCAGGGCCGGCAAGTTGACCGCCACCCCGATCGGCCATTCCGGCGTCGGCGTCGCGGGCGACCATTTCGACTACCGGATGATCGACAACCTGGTGTCCCCGGAAATCGGCAAGGGCAGCAAGTTCAAGAGTTTCGACAAGGTACTGGACGTGCCGGCCGGTTATTACGTCAATTTCGGCCGCTGGAACCAGCTGTCGATCTTCAAGACCACGCGCGAATTCACCGACCTCAAATCGCTGGTGCGCTCGGCGCTGGAGCCGGAAAAGCTCGAACTGTTTGTCGATCTCGTCGACCACGACGAGGGTTATCCGCTCTACCAGGCGATTTCGGCAACCAAGATGGCGCTGTCGGGAGCCGAGGAAGCGGAATTCAACTTTGCGCCGCTTGGGCGTGCCGGCCGCAAGATGGTCAAGCGCTCCGATTTCGAAGGCTGGATCGCCGAAGACCTCGGCCGCATCGAAGGCGCGCTCGACGAGGTGCTGGAAAAGACTGGCACCGCACCTTCCGAGATCGACAAGGTGTTCCTGACCGGCGGCACCTCCTTCGTGCCGGCCGTGCGCAGCATCTTCACGCGGCGATTCGATGCGAGCAAGATCGAGACCGGCGGCGAATTGCTGTCGATTGCCCACGGCCTGGCGCTGATCGGCGAGAGCGACGATATCGGACAATGGGCGGCTTGA
- a CDS encoding LysR family transcriptional regulator produces the protein MVRPYLPLNALRAFEAAARHLSFTRASIELCVTQAAVSHQVKLLEERLGVTLFRRLPRGLMITEEGLALLPALQDSFDRMAAMLERFEDGHVREVLKLGAVGTLAVGWLLPRLSDFREKYPFIDLRLSTNNNRVDIAAEGLDYTIKFGNGAWHDIEAEPLFEAPLSVLCIPAIARQLKTPEDVAHQVLLRSYRADEWPGWFEAAHVAPPQIRGLVFDSSVLMVEAAIQGAGVALAPPLMFSRQLAAGMIEQPFPITISKGSYWLTRLKSRSVTPAMEMFRNWLVQQAAETRRQLEI, from the coding sequence ATGGTTCGACCATATTTGCCGCTGAACGCGCTGCGCGCCTTCGAGGCGGCCGCCCGGCATCTCTCCTTCACCCGCGCATCGATCGAGCTCTGCGTCACCCAGGCCGCCGTCAGCCATCAGGTGAAGCTGCTCGAAGAGCGGCTCGGCGTGACCCTGTTCCGGCGCCTGCCGCGTGGGCTGATGATCACCGAGGAAGGCCTGGCGCTGCTGCCGGCGCTGCAGGACAGTTTCGACCGCATGGCCGCCATGCTGGAGCGCTTTGAAGACGGGCATGTGCGCGAGGTGCTGAAGCTCGGGGCGGTCGGCACGCTGGCGGTCGGCTGGCTGCTGCCGCGGCTTTCCGACTTCCGCGAGAAATACCCGTTCATCGATCTCAGGCTTTCCACCAACAACAACCGCGTCGACATCGCCGCCGAGGGTCTCGACTACACGATCAAGTTCGGCAACGGCGCCTGGCACGATATCGAGGCGGAACCGCTGTTCGAGGCGCCGCTGTCCGTCCTCTGCATTCCGGCGATCGCAAGGCAGCTCAAGACCCCGGAAGACGTGGCGCACCAGGTGCTGCTGCGCTCCTACCGCGCCGACGAATGGCCGGGCTGGTTCGAGGCCGCGCATGTCGCCCCGCCGCAGATCCGCGGGCTGGTGTTCGACAGTTCCGTGCTGATGGTCGAGGCGGCGATACAAGGGGCCGGCGTGGCGCTGGCTCCTCCCCTGATGTTCTCCCGCCAGCTTGCCGCCGGCATGATCGAACAACCGTTTCCAATCACTATTTCCAAGGGCAGTTACTGGCTGACGCGGCTCAAATCCCGCAGCGTGACGCCGGCCATGGAAATGTTTAGGAATTGGCTTGTGCAACAGGCGGCGGAGACGCGGCGGCAGTTGGAAATCTAG
- the blaOXA gene encoding class D beta-lactamase codes for MAFRNSFLLAFSLGIIVTFLDCTSAGAADPIRCTVIIDEDSGDALYRQGTCDQGFYPQSTFKLPLAMMGYDAGILTDAQNPRWKYQAKFGGPERVKKDVDPVIWEKDSIVWYSQEVARKLGKPKFADYIQRFGYGNRDVSGGPGNTDGLTESWLMSSLKISADEQVRFLRRFLNGGLPISEHAVDMTLAIVPHFEAGDGWDIQGKTGSGWLRDKAGKVDYDRPLGWFVGWAMKDERRVIFARLLVDTKRYPNEPISFVVRDGLIKDFPKLAEGF; via the coding sequence ATGGCTTTCAGAAATTCTTTTCTTCTGGCATTTTCTCTCGGAATTATCGTGACTTTTCTCGATTGCACCTCCGCTGGTGCCGCCGACCCGATCCGCTGCACCGTCATCATCGACGAGGACAGCGGCGACGCGCTTTACCGCCAGGGCACCTGCGATCAGGGCTTTTATCCCCAGTCGACCTTCAAACTGCCTTTGGCCATGATGGGCTATGATGCCGGCATTCTGACCGACGCCCAGAACCCGCGCTGGAAATACCAGGCGAAGTTCGGTGGCCCGGAGCGGGTGAAGAAGGATGTCGATCCGGTGATATGGGAAAAGGACTCGATCGTCTGGTACTCGCAGGAAGTCGCCCGCAAGCTCGGCAAGCCCAAGTTTGCGGACTACATCCAGCGCTTCGGTTACGGCAATCGCGATGTCTCCGGCGGCCCAGGCAATACCGACGGATTGACCGAATCCTGGCTGATGTCGTCGTTGAAGATTTCGGCGGACGAGCAGGTGCGGTTCCTGCGCCGGTTCCTGAATGGCGGCCTGCCGATCTCCGAACATGCGGTCGACATGACGCTGGCGATCGTGCCGCATTTCGAGGCCGGCGACGGCTGGGACATCCAGGGCAAGACCGGTTCCGGCTGGCTGCGCGACAAGGCCGGCAAGGTGGATTACGACCGCCCGCTCGGCTGGTTCGTCGGCTGGGCAATGAAGGACGAACGGCGTGTCATCTTCGCAAGGCTGCTGGTCGATACCAAGCGGTATCCGAACGAGCCGATCAGCTTCGTGGTGCGGGATGGGCTGATCAAGGATTTCCCGAAACTGGCGGAAGGGTTCTAG
- a CDS encoding efflux RND transporter permease subunit translates to MIPQFCIRRPVATTLLAIGAVLAGIAGYQLLPVAALPQVDFPTINVSAQLTGASPQTMATAVSTPLIKQFETIPGISEISATNSLGNTSIVLQFDLNRNIDAAAADVQAAISHATRQLPDNMTTPPSYRKTNPADAPVLLLSIRSDTMPRSKIDEIAEDVLSPSLSTLPGVAEVSIFGAQTYAVRVEVDPNKLQARNLGVDNVTNAISNANSQAPVGSLENNSQRLTINADTQRTNADQFRSLVIASPNGAPVHLGDVANVQDSVANLDAGSWYDGNQSIILAIQRQPDANTVDVVDSVRAKLPGLSAELPASVSISVMNDSSTAIRSSISDVQFTLMLTIGLVVLVIYLFLGRITATLVPGLAVPLSLITTFGAMYVLGYSIDNISLLGLTLSVGLVVDDAIVMLENIMRHVEDGMPPMQAALQGAGEVSSTIISMSVSLIAVFIPILLMGGVVGRLFNEFGMVVALAIVASAIVSLTVTPMLGSRLSGAEHHPGLLVRIFDAGFSRTLKGYDRAVGWCLRNRGVILLVFLASVGASVYLFRTLPTSFFPQEDIGRLTISTRAREDISYPAMRDLQAQVAAAVQKNPAVNHVTSIVGSNGRSSLNNGTIWVELKDRDQRPPLDQTLRELRQATSRFAGMKTFITPQQSLRFGGRATASQYQLVVQALNASQTSEWSDKIQTAMRADRTHFTDVTSDAQNNAIEANIKVDPEKAASFGITDDELRKTLQMAFGGYTAAEIQSTGDSYDVITEFDNTQQWNDQMLQGVRVMSSNGSLVPLSNFATVVRQTAPVTINQTGQLVSTTVSFNLPAGVSLSDATAAIDQIKTQLQMPNDVFTSYGGTAQIFQQSQGNTPLLILAAVLTIYVVLGVLYESFIHPLTILSGLPAAAFGALLALKLFGFDLSIIALIGLLMLIGIVKKNAIMMIDVAVETMRSKGETAAVAIHEACVRRFRPIMMTTFCALLGALPIALGTGASSELRQPLGVAVVGGLIVSQALTLFITPVIFVEMDRFGRFLGRLWSKKDKDLHEANDDAPTQIAAE, encoded by the coding sequence ATGATCCCGCAATTCTGCATCCGCCGCCCAGTCGCCACCACGCTACTTGCCATCGGCGCCGTGCTCGCCGGCATTGCCGGTTATCAACTGCTGCCGGTCGCCGCCCTGCCGCAGGTCGATTTCCCGACCATCAACGTCTCCGCACAGCTGACCGGCGCCTCGCCGCAGACGATGGCGACGGCGGTCTCGACGCCGCTGATCAAGCAGTTCGAGACGATCCCCGGCATCAGCGAGATCAGCGCCACCAACTCGCTCGGCAATACTTCGATCGTGCTGCAGTTCGACCTGAACCGCAATATCGACGCGGCGGCCGCCGACGTGCAGGCGGCGATCTCGCATGCGACCCGGCAGCTGCCCGACAACATGACGACGCCGCCGAGCTACCGCAAGACGAACCCAGCCGACGCGCCGGTCCTGCTCCTGTCGATCCGCAGCGATACGATGCCGCGCAGCAAGATCGACGAGATCGCCGAGGACGTTCTCTCCCCTTCCCTCTCGACGCTTCCCGGCGTAGCGGAAGTGTCGATCTTCGGCGCCCAGACTTATGCGGTGCGCGTCGAGGTCGATCCCAACAAGCTGCAGGCGCGCAATCTCGGCGTCGACAACGTCACCAATGCGATCTCCAACGCCAACAGCCAGGCGCCGGTGGGCTCGCTCGAGAACAACAGCCAGCGGCTGACCATCAATGCCGATACCCAGCGCACCAATGCCGACCAGTTCCGCTCATTGGTGATCGCCAGCCCGAACGGTGCGCCCGTCCATCTCGGCGATGTCGCCAACGTTCAGGACAGCGTTGCCAATCTCGACGCGGGAAGCTGGTATGACGGCAACCAGTCGATCATCCTCGCCATCCAGCGCCAGCCGGACGCCAACACGGTCGATGTCGTCGATTCGGTGCGCGCAAAACTGCCCGGACTTTCCGCCGAGCTGCCGGCGTCGGTGTCGATCAGCGTCATGAACGATTCCTCGACGGCGATCCGCTCCTCGATATCGGACGTGCAGTTCACGCTGATGCTGACGATCGGCCTCGTCGTACTGGTCATCTATCTCTTCCTCGGCCGGATCACCGCCACCCTCGTTCCGGGGCTTGCCGTGCCGCTGTCGCTGATCACCACGTTCGGCGCCATGTATGTGCTCGGCTACAGCATCGACAATATCTCGCTGCTCGGACTGACGCTCTCGGTCGGCCTCGTGGTCGACGATGCGATCGTCATGCTGGAAAACATCATGCGGCATGTCGAGGATGGCATGCCGCCGATGCAGGCGGCCCTGCAGGGGGCAGGTGAAGTCAGTTCGACGATCATTTCCATGTCGGTGTCGCTGATTGCGGTGTTCATCCCAATCCTGTTGATGGGCGGGGTAGTCGGGCGGCTGTTCAACGAGTTCGGCATGGTGGTGGCGCTCGCCATCGTCGCCTCGGCGATCGTCTCACTGACGGTGACGCCGATGCTCGGGTCGCGTCTGTCCGGTGCCGAACATCACCCAGGCCTGCTGGTGCGCATCTTCGATGCCGGCTTCAGCCGCACACTCAAGGGATATGACCGGGCGGTCGGCTGGTGCCTCAGAAACCGAGGGGTCATCCTCCTCGTCTTCCTCGCCTCGGTCGGCGCCTCGGTCTATCTGTTCAGAACGCTGCCGACGAGCTTCTTCCCGCAGGAGGATATCGGCCGCCTGACGATCTCGACCCGCGCCCGCGAGGACATTTCCTATCCGGCGATGCGCGACCTGCAGGCACAGGTGGCTGCCGCCGTGCAGAAAAACCCGGCGGTCAACCACGTCACCTCGATCGTCGGCAGCAATGGCCGCAGCTCGCTCAACAACGGCACGATCTGGGTGGAACTGAAGGACCGCGACCAGCGTCCGCCGCTCGACCAGACGCTGCGCGAACTCCGGCAGGCGACATCCAGGTTCGCCGGCATGAAGACCTTCATCACCCCGCAGCAGAGCCTGCGCTTCGGCGGCCGCGCGACGGCCAGCCAATACCAGCTCGTCGTTCAGGCGCTGAATGCCTCGCAAACCAGCGAATGGTCGGACAAGATCCAGACCGCGATGCGCGCCGACCGAACGCATTTCACCGACGTCACCTCCGACGCGCAGAACAACGCGATCGAAGCCAATATCAAGGTCGACCCGGAAAAGGCGGCGTCGTTCGGGATTACCGACGACGAACTGCGCAAGACGCTGCAGATGGCCTTCGGCGGTTATACGGCCGCCGAAATCCAGTCGACCGGTGACAGCTACGACGTCATCACCGAGTTCGACAATACCCAGCAGTGGAATGACCAGATGCTGCAGGGTGTCAGGGTGATGTCCTCGAACGGCTCGCTGGTGCCGCTCTCGAATTTTGCGACGGTCGTGCGCCAGACGGCGCCGGTCACCATCAACCAGACCGGCCAGCTGGTCTCGACGACCGTATCGTTCAACCTGCCGGCCGGCGTGTCGCTCTCCGATGCGACGGCGGCGATCGACCAGATCAAGACTCAGCTGCAGATGCCGAATGACGTGTTCACCTCCTATGGCGGCACGGCGCAGATCTTTCAGCAGAGCCAGGGCAATACGCCGCTGCTGATTCTCGCTGCGGTGCTGACCATCTATGTGGTCCTCGGCGTGCTCTACGAGAGCTTCATCCACCCGCTGACGATCCTGTCGGGCCTTCCGGCTGCGGCCTTCGGAGCGTTGCTGGCACTGAAGCTGTTCGGCTTCGACCTGTCGATCATCGCGCTGATCGGACTGCTGATGCTGATCGGCATCGTCAAGAAGAACGCGATCATGATGATCGACGTGGCGGTGGAAACGATGCGCTCGAAGGGAGAAACGGCGGCCGTCGCGATCCACGAAGCCTGCGTACGGCGTTTCCGGCCGATCATGATGACGACCTTCTGCGCCCTGCTCGGGGCGCTGCCGATCGCGCTCGGCACCGGTGCCTCGTCGGAACTGCGCCAGCCGCTCGGCGTCGCTGTGGTCGGCGGCCTGATCGTTTCCCAGGCGCTGACGCTGTTCATCACGCCCGTCATCTTCGTGGAAATGGACCGGTTCGGGCGGTTCCTCGGGAGGCTTTGGTCGAAGAAGGACAAGGACCTGCACGAGGCAAACGACGACGCGCCGACGCAGATCGCCGCGGAGTGA
- a CDS encoding efflux RND transporter periplasmic adaptor subunit yields MKKIWIFAGILVAAGVAGWEFRDRLPFLSPFIQQASADTGDGQSTGTQRRRGTGGPPPAVKTVAATRTALPMDVTASGAANADQNTTIAAQQPGIVVSIAATDGAFVKAGDLIAKLDDRTAKAALDKDKALLVRDQATLTQAQTALARANDLLRGNAGTQQTVDQAKAAQDTAAATVQSDNAAIVSDQIAIDHTDIRAPFNGRLGDIDISTGAYLSAGSAVVTIAKYDPIYVKFHLPEAYLGQLKQGSTANAVTVDAVPQGGGTSAKGMLSFFDNTVDPASGTILAKARFDNPSGTLWPGQSLNVTAHFESDDKDIVVPTVAVNPGVDSPFVYAVGDDRKVHVTPVKIARSSGPDTAIASGLTEGAHVVIEGQVQLVDGATVVEQFGNGQKTAGAKGNDQSIEVGAAQ; encoded by the coding sequence ATGAAGAAGATCTGGATTTTTGCTGGCATTCTTGTCGCTGCCGGCGTTGCGGGCTGGGAGTTCCGCGATCGGCTTCCCTTTCTCTCACCCTTCATCCAGCAGGCATCCGCCGATACCGGCGACGGCCAGTCGACGGGCACGCAGCGGCGTCGCGGAACAGGCGGTCCGCCGCCGGCGGTGAAGACCGTTGCAGCCACCCGCACCGCCCTGCCAATGGACGTGACCGCCTCGGGCGCGGCCAATGCCGACCAGAATACCACGATCGCCGCACAGCAGCCGGGCATCGTCGTCAGCATCGCTGCGACTGACGGCGCCTTCGTCAAGGCGGGTGACCTGATCGCCAAGCTCGACGACCGCACCGCCAAGGCCGCGCTCGACAAGGACAAGGCGCTGCTGGTCCGCGACCAGGCGACGCTGACCCAGGCTCAAACGGCGCTTGCCCGCGCCAACGACCTGCTGCGCGGCAATGCCGGCACGCAGCAGACCGTCGACCAGGCGAAAGCGGCACAGGACACCGCAGCCGCCACCGTGCAGAGCGACAATGCGGCGATTGTCTCCGATCAGATCGCAATCGACCACACGGACATCCGCGCGCCGTTCAACGGTAGGCTGGGCGATATCGACATCAGCACCGGCGCCTATCTCAGCGCCGGCTCGGCAGTGGTGACGATCGCCAAATACGATCCCATCTATGTGAAATTCCATCTTCCCGAAGCCTATCTCGGCCAACTCAAGCAGGGTTCGACGGCGAATGCGGTAACGGTCGATGCCGTACCGCAGGGCGGCGGCACCTCGGCCAAAGGAATGTTGAGCTTCTTCGACAACACGGTCGATCCGGCTTCGGGCACGATCCTTGCCAAGGCACGGTTCGACAATCCATCCGGAACGCTCTGGCCGGGGCAATCGCTGAATGTCACCGCGCATTTTGAGAGCGACGACAAGGACATCGTGGTGCCGACGGTGGCGGTCAATCCGGGCGTCGACAGCCCGTTCGTTTATGCGGTCGGCGACGACAGGAAGGTTCACGTAACGCCGGTCAAAATTGCCCGCTCCAGTGGTCCGGATACGGCGATTGCCAGCGGGCTGACCGAAGGCGCGCATGTGGTGATCGAGGGCCAGGTGCAGCTCGTCGATGGCGCGACCGTCGTCGAGCAGTTCGGCAACGGCCAGAAGACGGCCGGCGCCAAGGGTAATGATCAGTCGATCGAAGTGGGGGCCGCGCAATGA
- a CDS encoding SDR family oxidoreductase, translating to MDLGLTGKRALVLASSRGLGLGIAKALASEGAHVLLVGRSGDRLAENCKAINAEGKGKADWVWGDLAEENFVEATKAAVKEKLGGIDILVNNTGGPTPGTAEEMTADKLDIFFQSMVLRVITLTNAFLPQMKEQGWGRILTCASSGVYEPIANLALSNTLRSALVGWNKTIATEVAGFGITCNMLLPGRIHTDRIDELDGANAKRTGKSVEEIRSASLKTIPAGRLGRVEEFAAAGAFLCSVPASYVTGTMLRVDGGASRSI from the coding sequence ATGGATCTCGGTCTCACCGGTAAACGCGCCCTCGTGCTCGCCTCGTCGCGCGGACTCGGCCTCGGCATTGCCAAGGCGCTTGCAAGCGAAGGCGCACACGTTCTCCTCGTCGGCCGCTCCGGCGACCGGCTGGCGGAAAACTGCAAGGCGATCAATGCCGAAGGCAAGGGCAAGGCCGACTGGGTCTGGGGCGATCTCGCCGAAGAGAATTTCGTCGAGGCGACGAAGGCCGCGGTCAAGGAGAAGCTCGGCGGCATCGACATCCTGGTCAACAATACCGGCGGCCCGACGCCGGGTACCGCGGAAGAAATGACTGCCGATAAGCTCGACATCTTCTTCCAGTCCATGGTTCTGCGCGTCATCACGCTCACCAACGCCTTCCTGCCGCAGATGAAGGAACAGGGCTGGGGGCGCATTCTCACCTGCGCCTCGTCGGGTGTCTACGAGCCGATCGCCAACCTTGCGCTGTCCAACACCCTGCGCTCGGCGCTGGTCGGCTGGAACAAGACGATCGCCACCGAAGTGGCGGGGTTCGGCATTACCTGCAACATGCTGCTTCCCGGCCGCATCCATACCGACCGCATCGATGAACTCGACGGCGCCAATGCCAAGCGCACCGGCAAATCGGTGGAGGAAATCCGCTCCGCCTCGCTGAAGACCATTCCCGCCGGCCGGCTTGGCAGGGTCGAGGAATTCGCAGCCGCCGGTGCTTTCCTCTGCTCGGTCCCGGCAAGCTATGTCACCGGCACGATGCTCCGGGTCGACGGAGGCGCGTCGCGTTCGATCTGA
- a CDS encoding electron transfer flavoprotein-ubiquinone oxidoreductase has translation MSEQELPVHELPERESMEFDVVIVGAGPAGLSAAIRLKQVNPDLTVVVLEKGSEVGAHILSGAVVDPVGIDALLPGWRDEDGHPFKTPVTADHFLFLGPAGSIRLPNFMMPPLMNNHGNYIVSLGNVCRWLAEKAEALGVEIYPGFAATEVLYDENGAVKGVATGDMGVEKNGEPGPAFTRGMELIGKYTLIGEGVRGSLAKQLILRFDLQKDREPQKYGIGVKELWQVKPENHRLGLVQHSFGWPLGMKTGGGSFLYHLEDNLVAVGFVVHLNYKNPYLYPFEEFQRFKTHDAIRGTFEGAKRLSYGARAITEGGYQSVPKLTFPGGALIGCSAGLVNVPRIKGSHNAVLSGILAADNIAKAIEAGRANDEVIEIEAEWRSTPIGTDLKRVRNVKPLWSKLGTGLGIALGGLDMWTNQLFGLSIFGTLKHGKTDAASLEPAARHKKIDYPKPDGVLTFDRLSSVFLSNTNHEEDQPVHLQVKDMDLQKRSELEVYGGPSTRYCPAGVYEWVEKGGEEVYVINAQNCVHCKTCDIKDPNQNINWVPPQGGEGPVYPNM, from the coding sequence ATGAGCGAGCAAGAACTTCCTGTCCACGAATTGCCAGAGCGCGAGAGCATGGAATTCGACGTGGTGATCGTCGGCGCGGGTCCTGCGGGGCTTTCGGCGGCGATCCGCCTGAAACAGGTCAATCCGGACCTGACCGTCGTCGTGCTCGAAAAGGGTTCGGAAGTCGGCGCCCATATCCTGTCTGGCGCGGTCGTCGATCCGGTGGGCATCGACGCGCTGCTGCCCGGCTGGCGCGACGAGGACGGTCATCCGTTCAAGACCCCGGTCACCGCCGACCACTTCCTGTTCTTAGGGCCGGCCGGCTCAATCCGCCTTCCGAACTTCATGATGCCGCCGCTGATGAACAATCACGGCAACTACATCGTCTCGCTCGGAAACGTCTGTCGCTGGCTCGCCGAAAAGGCGGAAGCCTTGGGCGTCGAAATCTATCCAGGCTTTGCCGCCACCGAAGTGCTCTACGACGAGAACGGCGCCGTCAAGGGCGTCGCCACCGGCGACATGGGCGTCGAGAAGAATGGCGAGCCCGGCCCGGCCTTTACCCGCGGCATGGAACTGATTGGCAAATACACGTTGATCGGCGAAGGCGTGCGCGGATCGCTCGCCAAGCAGTTGATCCTGCGGTTCGACCTGCAGAAGGATCGCGAGCCCCAGAAATACGGTATCGGCGTCAAGGAACTCTGGCAGGTGAAGCCGGAAAACCATCGTCTGGGCCTAGTGCAGCACTCGTTCGGCTGGCCGCTCGGCATGAAGACCGGCGGCGGTTCGTTCCTCTATCACCTGGAGGACAACCTCGTCGCCGTCGGCTTCGTGGTGCACCTGAATTACAAGAACCCGTATCTCTATCCGTTCGAGGAATTCCAGCGCTTCAAGACGCATGACGCGATCCGCGGAACGTTCGAGGGCGCGAAGCGCCTTTCCTACGGCGCCCGCGCCATCACCGAGGGCGGATACCAGTCGGTGCCGAAACTGACCTTCCCGGGTGGCGCGCTGATCGGCTGTTCCGCCGGCCTCGTCAACGTGCCGCGCATCAAGGGCAGCCACAACGCCGTCCTGTCCGGCATTCTCGCCGCCGACAACATCGCCAAGGCAATCGAAGCCGGCCGCGCCAATGACGAGGTGATCGAGATCGAGGCCGAATGGCGCTCGACGCCGATCGGCACGGACCTGAAGCGGGTGCGCAACGTCAAGCCGCTCTGGTCGAAACTCGGCACCGGCCTTGGCATCGCGCTCGGCGGCCTCGACATGTGGACCAACCAGCTGTTCGGCCTGTCGATCTTCGGCACGCTGAAACACGGCAAGACCGACGCAGCCTCGCTGGAACCGGCAGCCCGGCACAAGAAGATCGACTACCCGAAGCCGGACGGCGTCTTGACCTTCGACCGCCTGTCTTCGGTCTTCCTGTCGAACACCAACCACGAGGAAGACCAGCCGGTTCATCTGCAAGTAAAGGACATGGACCTGCAGAAGCGCTCGGAGCTGGAAGTCTATGGCGGCCCGTCGACGCGCTACTGTCCGGCCGGCGTCTACGAGTGGGTGGAGAAGGGCGGCGAAGAAGTCTACGTGATCAACGCCCAGAACTGCGTCCACTGCAAGACCTGCGACATCAAGGACCCCAACCAGAACATCAACTGGGTTCCACCGCAGGGCGGCGAAGGGCCGGTTTATCCGAATATGTGA
- a CDS encoding type II toxin-antitoxin system VapC family toxin yields the protein MILLDTSIWIDHLRKREEAVEFLLKRKQILVHPFVIGEVALGPMPRYDLVLQSLSELPQALVASDPEVLLLIRQHSLMGSGVGYVDAHLLASTKLHEGTRLLTRDKRLARIATALGIGYEP from the coding sequence GTGATCCTGCTCGACACCTCGATCTGGATTGATCATCTCCGAAAGCGCGAGGAGGCTGTTGAATTTCTTCTGAAACGAAAGCAGATTCTCGTGCATCCTTTCGTCATCGGGGAAGTGGCCCTCGGCCCGATGCCACGCTACGATCTTGTTCTACAGTCCCTCTCGGAATTGCCTCAAGCGCTAGTAGCCAGCGACCCTGAGGTTCTCTTGCTCATCAGACAGCACTCTCTCATGGGAAGCGGCGTCGGCTATGTCGACGCACATCTATTGGCGTCGACCAAGTTGCACGAAGGTACCCGACTGTTAACCCGCGACAAACGCCTCGCGCGGATCGCGACCGCGCTCGGCATCGGGTACGAGCCTTAA
- a CDS encoding type II toxin-antitoxin system VapB family antitoxin, which translates to MRTTVTIDDKLLARAQEVTGIKERSLLLKEALTRLIQEEAARRLIALGGSAPDLEAPPRRRWNLDGTWGGSDWDKSE; encoded by the coding sequence ATGCGCACGACGGTGACGATCGATGATAAATTGCTCGCAAGAGCTCAAGAAGTCACTGGCATCAAGGAGCGATCCCTCCTTTTGAAGGAGGCCTTGACGCGGCTGATTCAGGAAGAAGCTGCGCGTCGCCTTATCGCGCTGGGGGGAAGCGCGCCCGATTTGGAAGCCCCGCCCAGGCGGCGGTGGAACCTTGACGGGACATGGGGAGGATCAGATTGGGATAAATCGGAGTGA